Genomic window (Oryza sativa Japonica Group chromosome 3, ASM3414082v1):
tctaatttctataaaaataaccATTTTACCCTTCGGATGaacatataaatttatgaattagattattaaaaatataaaagcttctcatatgagactattatagttaagagtttgttgtgcgatgcattatttatccccaaaattatttttatataatgaaataaaaaatatgtatttatttttaaaaaaacataaaaaatgaggagcattcatacAAAGATAGGACCAATGTTCACAATAATGCTTTTATGAATGCTcccgataaaaaaaatctattgtcctattaaaatttcaaataaaaactttaatttattactttttttattttcaaaatttatgtcaaaattttctgcactaattatttagtctcattagtttcataaaatgtATGTACTGcgcactcaaacaaaattttcaattgctTTTTAAGCTTATATTCAAACTTAAAGCATCAAGGGCAAAAAGGtcatttgcaaccaaacgtaatagtaaaatgatggaaaatgtaacggtaagggtatggaagggatcaagttgaaattttaggggtatagaagggatcgggTAAATTTCAGAAGTACAAAAGAGATTAAGTGATTTTTCAGGGGTACAGAGGGAATTTACTCAATATTCAAATAGAGTAGCAAtcagctgatgatgatgatgaattcTTGTGTTGTGGTTTTTGCAGCTACTTCGACAACTACGGGATCATCAGGGACATAATGCAGAACCACCTGCTGCAGATCCTGGCCCTGTTCGCCATGGAGACTCCGGTCAGCCTCGACGCCGAGGACATCCGCAACGAGAAGGTCTCAGATCATGATCAAATTTCGATTCCAACGTGATAATTAAGAACATGAATAAACATCTTTCTTGATTAGATATATGGAACTGAAAGTATGGAGGCGATTAATCTTAATCAGGTGAAAGTGCTGAGGTCGATGAGGCAGCTGAGGCTGGAGGACGTGGTGGTGGGTCAGTACAAGGGGCACAGCAAGGGCGGGAAGACGTACCCGGCGTACGTGGACGACCCGACGGTGCCGAGCGGCAGCATCACGCCgacgttcgccgccgccgccctcttcaTCGACAACGCCCGCTGGGACGGCGTCCCCTTCCTCATGAAGGCCGGCAAGGCCCTGCACACGCGACGGTCCGTACaatctcttcttcctcattcttgtcactactccatccgtttcatcgGACCATAtgccattttaattttttttctagttaatttttttaagtttagctaagtttatataaaaccataataacatttttaacctaaaacaaatattttatcaaaatatatttaatattaaatataataaatctaatttgaaacttttatataaacttaataaagtttgactaaaaaatacttttttccgtttgtcattttgacttttttttctaatcaaacttatTTTAGCTTTATTTTAGCTTTGATCAAATTTACAGAggaattagtttcattaaatatagtattgaatattataacatgtttattttgtattaaaattattattattatatctaTAAATCTGATCAtacttaaatattttaaaaaagattaaaataacTTGTAATATAAAACAGCGGGtacggccatggcggcgactGACTGATTGAATGGAATGAATTAATCATTGCATCTGCATGTGGGACAGGGCGGAGATCAGGGTGCAGTTCCGGCGGGTGCCGGGGAACCTGTACGGGCGGCGGAGCCGgagcgtgggcggcggcgggacgacagcgacgagggAGCTGGAGAAGGCGACGAACGAGCTGGTGCTGCGGGTGCAGCCCGACGAGGCGATCTACCTCAAGATCAACAGCAAGGTGCCCGGGCTGGGGATGAGGCTGGACAGCAGCGACCTCAACCTGCTCTACTCCGAGCGCTACCCCGCCGAGATCCCCGACGCCTACGAGCGCCTGCTGCTCGACGCCATCGAGGGCGAGCGCCGCCTCTTCATCCGCAGCgacgagctcgacgccgcctgGGCCATCTTCACccccgtcctcgccgacctcgagGCCAACAAGGTGGCACCCGAGCTCTACCCGTACGGCAGCCGGGGACCCGTCGGAGCGCACTACCTCGCCGCCAACCACAACGTCCGCTGGGGTGACATTAGCTAGCTCAGAAAATGAAAAGATCGATCGGAGTCGCTGTTACCGTGCTTGCTATAATCTTCATTTACCATTTGCATTGATGAATTCTTTATTGGACTGCTCAGGGACGAAATTAATAAAACAAAGCTCTAGTCAttcgaaattgttttgtttcgCATCATACTCCTCCTCAAAATTATGAGATACACGTTTATTTTTCTAGGAAAACTTTAATCAATAatatttaaattaaataaataatgtaAAAAATATCACTAGATTTGTCAACAAAAGTATCTTAACCGTGccttatatatttatctatttacATAAATTTCTGTAATAAATAGTTAAACGAAATGAAAAGGTGAAGGGTATCTGTTGccgcaaaaaacacacactggcctgggagatctgcttagctccagtacAAGACCAAatgttgatgagatgcgggtgtgccagtcagtttaaccatgcaactgacaagatatacaaatggcatatcaatgagccgatcggctgacaagccaatAGATTAATTCCAGctgatgccgataccagccgatagcgatagggttttgagctattGGCTATAATTCTGATGTAGATTATGTCGCTTGGTGTAAATAACGATATAAAGGCAATCAActgatgataataaaatatgacaataatataatccaatggaaaccaatcggctaacatgatatgatagaaaaaaagtattgatccgaaggttaaagaatacatcggctggaggtccgatgctataaaatccacaagactagattaaacaatgaaacctttgttgtcatcggctaaatccaacttatgtatgcaatccttataaACGTCTaaataactcatcggctgaaaccctgatGAAACCCTTAGTGGCAGTCAAcgagcaggctagagattatggttctaagcatgacttagtaGATCGAACTTAACTGATGTAGCACTaattatgaaaagaaacataatatctagacaatcaagcccttgactgattttcagggtggtagatgtcttagctaatctaatctagtaaaatAATTTAGCCGATATCGGCaaaaaccctaaagcgagagacaaccgatagagctaaattgagatactaagactagattatctaaaacatatgataaataggctGACAAATATATCATCTAGATCAGagtaatccaagaggtcgaatgtactgatgcagccttgaacgacgccaacgtagacgatacaattgcctgggccggcggaacattggacttaccccttcgccggagatcgaaaacTGATGCAGCCCTGC
Coding sequences:
- the LOC4333103 gene encoding glucose-6-phosphate 1-dehydrogenase, chloroplastic isoform X2, which codes for MSDEELRNMISLTLTCRIDQRENCSDKMEQFLKRCFYQSGQYNSEEGFSELDRKLKEKEAGKVPNRLFYLSIPPNIFVDVVRSASRTASSQDGWTRFIVEKPFGRDSESSGELTRNLKKYLAEEQIFRIDHYLGKELVENLSVLRFSNLVFEPLWSRNYIRNVQLIFSEDFGTEGRGGYFDNYGIIRDIMQNHLLQILALFAMETPVSLDAEDIRNEKVKVLRSMRQLRLEDVVVGQYKGHSKGGKTYPAYVDDPTVPSGSITPTFAAAALFIDNARWDGVPFLMKAGKALHTRRAEIRVQFRRVPGNLYGRRSRSVGGGGTTATRELEKATNELVLRVQPDEAIYLKINSKVPGLGMRLDSSDLNLLYSERYPAEIPDAYERLLLDAIEGERRLFIRSDELDAAWAIFTPVLADLEANKVAPELYPYGSRGPVGAHYLAANHNVRWGDIS